The Tubulanus polymorphus chromosome 6, tnTubPoly1.2, whole genome shotgun sequence genome includes a region encoding these proteins:
- the LOC141907513 gene encoding lachesin-like, with the protein MLCRFLTILMLMYSASEIDAAQQQSAITKEIEQETRRAGDDGQLECTVTNPEQYPVFWIHMANSGPKYISADTTITLANFDVGNGQLKYEVRTQRVDSNTLYRLIIRALKEEDAGKYRCQIGVPGTDQPYKDGILVVQRSPKIDESRTSKGPVYVREGEDYNLTCVAEGTPQPRITWTRVKGTALPNGLFKVKGNVFALTNITFDHRGVYRCNADNDVRPPAQQDIEVKVYFHPRPYPFRTSVGQMPDKNYKAELDCLVEGFPEPEIQWAYLENDFRKMITKDSKHDIFETKAKGPSKMKDGDIWSTLVIRNVQSGDYGTYICQAKSNLGTYETRIKLYYTPTCQGALCPMETVGLSSSGQTTISILMLLASIVSSLRFMSV; encoded by the exons ATGTTGTGCAGGTTTCTTACGATTCTGATGTTGATGTATTCCGCGTCAGAAATAG ATGCAGCTCAGCAACAATCTGCCATTACTAAAGAAATAGAGCAGGAAACGAGACGTGCTGGTGATGATGGACAACTCGAATGTACCGTCACTAATCCAGAACAATATCCC GTTTTCTGGATTCACATGGCGAACAGCGGGCCGAAATACATAAGCGCAGACACGACAATAACGTTGGCGAACTTCGACGTCGGGAACGGTCAATTGAAGTACGAAGTTCGCACGCAGAGAGTCGATTCGAATACTCTATATCGTCTAATCATCAGGGCTCTGAAAGAGGAAGATGCCGGCAAGTACCGCTGTCAAATCGGAGTCCCCGGCACTGATCAACCGTATAAAGACGGTATACTCGTAGTTCAAA GGTCGCCGAAGATCGACGAGTCTCGCACGTCGAAAGGACCGGTTTATGTGAGAGAAGGCGAGGACTATAATCTGACCTGCGTAGCTGAGGGAACGCCTCAACCGAGAATCACGTGGACTCGTGTTAAAGGAACTGCACTTCCAAATGGTCTTTTCAAAGTTAAG GGTAATGTTTTTGCGCTGACTAATATAACATTTGATCACCGTGGAGTCTACCGGTGTAACGCCGATAATGATGTACGACCACCGGCGCAACAAGATATCGAAGTAAAAGTCTACTTCCATCCGAGGCCTTACCCGTTCAGAACCAGCGTCGGACAGATGCCTGATAAAAACTATAAGGCTGAATTGGATTGTCTGGTCGAAG GATTCCCCGAACCGGAAATCCAGTGGGCGTACCTCGAGAACGACTTCCGAAAGATGATTACGAAAGATTCGAAACACGATATTTTCGAAACGAAAGCGAAAGGTCCATCGAAAATGAAGGACGGCGACATCTGGTCGACTTTGGTGATACGTAATGTCCAGTCCGGCGATTATGGTACCTACATATGTCAAGCAAAATCGAATCTGGGGACTTATGAAACACGTATTAAACTCTACT atacTCCGACCTGTCAAGGAGCGTTGTGTCCGATGGAAACTGTTGGTTTATCGAGCAGCGGCCAGACAACAATTTCTATTCTCATGTTGCTCGCCTCAATCGTTTCCAGCCTGCGTTTCATGTCCGTTTAG